A section of the Oryza sativa Japonica Group chromosome 1, ASM3414082v1 genome encodes:
- the LOC4327177 gene encoding uncharacterized protein, with protein sequence MQVQAASPATAASSPVAPSPPPPPRAALSPCPRRRELLLLSASLPLPLPLLAPAAASARGLFRMPPPRLANRYFLVRAGESVYEGQGVVRTNPVSKTSVDSGLSPAGLRQAARAALELQRLGACEDDCWIWPSITQRAYQAAEIIAAANEINRSHIVPEYSFLDARGLGAFEGKSLETLPEVYASDSISPDIKPPPISDGTPNESVADVFVRVTQLMSILETQYSGDTVVIVSPDSDNLSILQAGLIGLDLRRHSSLFFQPGEVRPVDPASIPEYKQPASTVFKCTNPPSCK encoded by the exons ATGCAAGTGCAAGCCGCCTCTCCCGCTACCGCGGCGTCCTCGCCGGTggcgccatcgccaccgccaccgccgcgcgccgccctctCGCCCTGTCCCCGCAGACGCGAGCTCCTGCTTCTATCCGCgtcgctcccgctcccgctcccgttgctcgccccggcggcggcctcggcgcgcGGGCTGttccgcatgccgccgccgcggctggcgAACCGCTACTTCCTGGTGCGCGCGGGGGAGTCGGTGTACGAGGGGCAGGGCGTCGTCCGCACCAACCCGGTCTCCAAGACCTCCGTGGACAGCGGCCTCTCCCCCGCCGGCCTGCGGCaggccgcccgcgccgcgctcgAGCTGCAGCGCCTCGGCGCCTGCGAGGACGACTGCTGGATATGGCCCTCCATCACCCAGCGCGCCTACCAGGCCGCCGagatcatcgccgccgccaacgagaTCAACCGCAG CCACATTGTACCCGAGTACAGCTTCTTAGATGCGCGTGGCCTGGGCGCGTTTGAAGGGAAGAGCCTAGAAACATTGCCTGAG GTGTATGCATCAGACAGTATTTCGCCAGACATCAAGCCACCTCCTATTAGTGATGGTACACCAAATGAGAGTGTTGCAGATGTATTTGTTCGGGTAACGCAGCTCATGTCAATACTAGAGACTCAGTACTCGGGGGATACCGTTGTCATTGTTTCACCAGATTCTGACAACCTGTCAATTCTACAAGCTGGGTTGATAGGGCTAGACCTCCGGAG GCATAGCAGCCTATTCTTTCAGCCCGGTGAGGTTCGACCTGTTGATCCAGCCAGCATACCTGAATACAAACAACCTGCCTCTACTGTTTTCAAGTGTACAAATCCACCAAGTTGCAAATAA
- the LOC4327176 gene encoding 3'-5' exonuclease: protein MAAADTDTYVTEVAFGDAVITTTVTSSGAAVEGWLREVRAAYGPGLIVGLDVEWRPSYGPAQNPVALLQLCVDRRCLIFQLLYADYVPGSLRRFLAGAADCFVGVGVDKDAERLSDDHGLTVANTADLRPLAAQRLGRPELSQAGLQAVVRAVMGADLVKPQRVTMSRWDASCLSNEQIRYACIDAYVSFEVGRRLLRA from the coding sequence ATGGCGGCGGCCGACACCGACACGTACGTCACCGAGGTGGCCTTCGGCGACGCCGTGATCACCACCACCGTGAcgtcctccggcgccgccgtggagggGTGGCTCCGGGAGGTCCGCGCCGCGTACGGCCCCGGGCTCATCGTGGGGCTCGACGTCGAGTGGCGCCCCAGCTACGGCCCTGCGCAGAACCCCGTCGCGCTGCTGCAGCTCTGCGTCGACCGCAGGTGCCTCATCTTCCAGCTCCTCTACGCCGACTACGTCCCAGGCTCCCTCCGCCgcttcctcgccggcgccgcggacTGCTTCGTCGGTGTCGGCGTGGACAAGGACGCCGAGCGGCTGAGCGACGACCACGGCCTCACCGTGGCGAACACCGCCGACCTTCGCCCCCTCGCGGCGCAGAGGCTGGGCCGCCCGGAGCTCAGCCAGGCCGGCCTGCAGGCCGTGGTGCGCGCCGTCATGGGCGCCGACCTCGTCAAGCCGCAGAGGGTGACCATGAGCCGCTGGGACGCCTCCTGCCTCTCCAACGAGCAAATCCGGTACGCCTGCATCGACGCCTACGTCTCCTTCGAGGTCGGCAGGAGGCTGCTCCGCGCCTGA
- the LOC4327850 gene encoding CASP-like protein 4A3 has translation MASPIHSPPPEPATDGDDAQSHPPPPTPHPATDPPPISPQNPTPPPPPLPASAAAPTTPSPNHSGDPSRPIPSQAPAPPPPPTADPSPPLPHDNRTPQPRAAPPPAPAPDQPAPPSPPPSLPPSPPAPGSPESMLEREASEADGEPENMTLALALAETETEKAMPPTPPKAAEAAESPTGSPQKESALTIAKLLSGEDHAGTETKPVPEKAAPAATTTTAAVASVGGGGGGGGGGVGSKRWLLGGVPEKVRRSELRRAELGFRVLAAVFCLVSLSVMAADTTPGWSGDSFRRYNEYRYTLSASVLAFTYSGFQLVVEVHYFVTGRRIIRDPSGKYFNLAMDQILAYLLLSASSAALSRNDVWVSRFGVDQFAKLINASASMAFLAFVALGFSSIISAYHVFSSVF, from the exons ATGGCCTCCCCAatccactcgccgccgccggagccggccaCCGATGGCGATGATGCCCAATCccaccctccccctcccaccccgCACCCGGCAACCGATCCCCCTCCCATCTCACCCCAAAAtccaacccctcctcctcctccccttcctgcctccgccgccgcccctactACTCCGTCACCAAATCACTCCGGCGATCCCTCTCGCCCCATTCCTTCGCAGGCCCCGGCACCGCCCCCTCCTCCCACCGCCGATccgtctcctcccctcccccacgaCAACCGAACTCCACAGCCGCGGGCGGCGccccctcccgctcccgctcccgatCAACCAGCACCGCCTTCTCCACCACCATCACTGCCGCCTTCTCCCCCAGCACCGGGGTCCCCGGAATCCATGCTGGAGCGGGAGGCGTCGGAAGCGGATGGAGAACCGGAGAACATGACGCTTGCCCTTGCGCtggcggagacggagacggagaaggcgatgccgccgacgccgccgaagGCCGCGGAAGCGGCGGAGTCCCCAACCGGATCGCCGCAGAAGGAGTCTGCCCTGACCATTGCCAAGCTCCTCTCCGGCGAGGACCACGCGGGGACGGAGACGAAGCCGGTGCCCGAGAAGGCCGCACCAgcagcaaccaccaccaccgccgccgtcgcatcagtcggcggcggcggcggtggtggaggaggaggcgtggggTCTAAGAGATGGCTTCTTGGCGGCGTCCCAGAGAAGGTGCGGCGGTCGGAGCTCAGGAGGGCCGAGCTAGGGTTCAGGGTTTTGGCCGCCGTCTTCTGCTTGGTCTCGCTCTCCGTCATGGCCGCCGATACCACGCCGGGCTGGTCCGGTGACTCCTTCCGCCGCTACAACGAGTACAG GTATACACTTTCTGCGAGTGTGTTGGCTTTTACTTACTCGGGGTTCCAGTTGGTCGTGGAAGTGCACTACTTTGTCACGGGGAGACGTATAATTCGAGACCCATCAGGGAAGTACTTCAATCTCGCAATGGATCAG ATATTGGCTTACCTCCTGTTGTCAGCATCTTCAGCAGCACTTTCTCGCAATGATGTTTGGGTGTCTCGGTTTGGAGTGGATCAATTTGCCAAACTTATCAATGCTTCAGCCTCCATGGCATTCTTAGCTTTCGTTGCTCTTGGTTTTAGCTCCATAATCTCAGCGTATCATGTCTTCAGCTCGGTTTTTTAA